A stretch of Deferribacter autotrophicus DNA encodes these proteins:
- a CDS encoding RnfABCDGE type electron transport complex subunit B: MIEAIIVVGASGFAAGFGLLLASKKFSVEKDPRIEDVNKLLPGANCGGCGYPGCSALAEAIVTGDTPPTACPVGGAELAEKIGKLLGLEVGASVRKVAKIKCRGGHNECPSKYDYYGPLDCHAIVLLGGGNKGCIYGCVGGGSCVKACNFDALKMGENGIPVVDEDKCTACGLCVKACPRNLIELIDVEKRYLVTCSSKDKGVETKKVCSVGCIACRLCAKNCPVDAIIVENNVAYIQPEKCTNCGKCEEVCPTKAIVKL, from the coding sequence ATGATTGAAGCTATAATTGTTGTTGGTGCTTCTGGTTTTGCAGCAGGCTTTGGGCTGCTTTTGGCATCAAAAAAGTTTAGCGTAGAAAAGGATCCGAGAATTGAAGATGTCAATAAACTTTTGCCTGGAGCAAATTGTGGAGGGTGTGGATATCCCGGTTGTTCAGCTCTAGCTGAAGCTATCGTAACTGGAGACACTCCACCAACTGCCTGTCCGGTAGGTGGAGCTGAGTTGGCTGAAAAAATTGGAAAACTTCTAGGACTGGAGGTTGGTGCTTCTGTTAGAAAAGTAGCAAAAATAAAGTGTAGGGGCGGCCATAACGAGTGTCCTTCCAAGTATGATTATTACGGTCCGTTAGATTGTCATGCCATTGTGTTATTAGGTGGTGGTAATAAAGGTTGTATTTATGGATGTGTGGGGGGAGGTAGTTGTGTAAAAGCCTGCAATTTTGATGCTCTGAAAATGGGAGAAAACGGAATACCGGTTGTAGACGAAGATAAATGTACAGCCTGCGGATTATGTGTAAAAGCATGTCCGAGAAATTTAATTGAACTTATTGATGTTGAAAAAAGGTATCTTGTTACCTGTTCGTCAAAGGATAAAGGGGTAGAAACTAAAAAAGTGTGTTCTGTAGGGTGTATTGCATGCAGATTGTGTGCAAAAAATTGCCCAGTTGATGCTATAATAGTGGAAAACAATGTAGCATACATACAACCAGAAAAATGTACAAATTGTGGAAAATGTGAAGAGGTTTGCCCTACAAAGGCAATTGTAAAGCTTTGA
- the rsxA gene encoding electron transport complex subunit RsxA: protein MKELILIFISAVLVNNFVLSRFLGICPFFGVSKKLDTAIGMSFAVTFVMTMAGVITWIIQYTVLNPLNLGYLQTIVFILVIASLVQFVEMVIEKTSPALYKSLGIFLPLITTNCAILGAALLNIQFKFNFLQMLVFTIGSSLGFGLALVLFAGIRERIELSDIPFYFRGLPIAFITAGILALAFMGFSGLVKI, encoded by the coding sequence ATGAAAGAGTTAATACTTATTTTTATAAGTGCTGTTCTTGTAAACAACTTTGTTTTAAGTAGATTTTTAGGAATATGTCCTTTTTTCGGGGTCTCCAAAAAGCTTGATACTGCCATAGGGATGTCCTTTGCCGTGACATTTGTAATGACTATGGCTGGTGTTATTACGTGGATAATACAGTATACCGTTCTTAATCCACTAAATCTCGGTTATTTACAAACTATTGTGTTTATTCTCGTGATTGCATCTTTAGTACAGTTTGTGGAGATGGTAATTGAGAAAACTTCACCAGCTCTTTACAAGAGCCTTGGTATATTTTTGCCGTTGATAACTACCAACTGTGCAATACTCGGGGCTGCATTACTCAATATACAATTTAAGTTTAATTTTCTTCAGATGCTTGTATTTACTATAGGTTCATCTTTGGGTTTTGGACTTGCTCTTGTGCTTTTTGCAGGGATTAGGGAGCGTATTGAATTATCAGATATCCCTTTTTACTTTAGAGGTTTGCCAATAGCATTTATTACTGCAGGTATTCTTGCACTTGCTTTTATGGGTTTTTCTGGATTGGTAAAAATATAA
- the rsxE gene encoding electron transport complex subunit RsxE: MKMRIFTEGFWKNNAVFKQVLGMCPTLAVTTSAKNGIGMGLATTAVLVCSNIVVSLIKDFIPSKVRIPAYIVVIASFVTMIDLLMNAYAHSLHKSLGLFIPLIVVNCVILGRAESFASKNNVMDSLIDGFGIGLGFTFALFVLGCVRELLGNGSILGVNLLGESFSPAIVMILPPGAFLALGFLLFIINYLDDKRNKKSVT, encoded by the coding sequence ATGAAAATGAGGATTTTTACAGAAGGGTTTTGGAAAAACAATGCAGTTTTTAAGCAAGTATTGGGGATGTGTCCTACCCTTGCTGTGACCACTTCAGCAAAAAACGGTATAGGGATGGGGCTTGCTACCACTGCAGTGCTTGTATGCTCCAATATTGTAGTTTCTTTGATAAAAGATTTTATTCCTTCGAAAGTGAGGATTCCTGCTTATATTGTGGTGATTGCAAGTTTTGTTACAATGATAGATTTACTTATGAATGCATATGCTCACAGTTTACACAAGAGCTTGGGGTTATTTATCCCTTTGATCGTTGTAAACTGTGTAATACTCGGTAGGGCTGAAAGCTTTGCTTCTAAAAATAATGTGATGGATTCTTTAATAGATGGTTTTGGTATAGGTTTAGGTTTTACATTTGCTCTTTTTGTTCTGGGATGTGTTAGGGAGCTTCTCGGTAACGGCTCTATTCTTGGCGTAAATTTATTGGGAGAGAGTTTTAGTCCAGCAATCGTTATGATTTTACCTCCAGGGGCGTTTTTGGCATTAGGATTTTTACTTTTTATTATAAATTATTTGGATGATAAGAGAAATAAAAAGTCTGTAACTTAA
- a CDS encoding RnfABCDGE type electron transport complex subunit G, with amino-acid sequence MRDNGFKMVFVLTVIGVIAATALAIVNSMTKEKIEYQYRLELLKALKVVLPEYDNSPDKDIKKIRDKTVFVAKKGGKVVGYAVKSVSEKGYGGSIVVLVGVNTSGKISGIEILKHAETPGLGSKIEEEWFKDEFKGLTLKDKIAVKKDGGVIDQFSGATISPRAVSEAAKNGLEFIVKNVLEGSK; translated from the coding sequence GTGCGTGATAACGGATTTAAAATGGTATTTGTTTTGACTGTGATTGGTGTAATTGCTGCCACTGCTCTTGCAATTGTCAATTCTATGACCAAAGAGAAGATTGAGTATCAATACAGATTGGAGTTGCTGAAAGCATTAAAAGTAGTATTACCTGAATATGATAATTCTCCCGATAAAGATATAAAAAAGATAAGAGATAAGACAGTATTTGTAGCTAAAAAGGGTGGAAAGGTTGTTGGGTATGCGGTGAAGTCTGTTTCTGAAAAAGGGTATGGCGGTAGTATTGTAGTGCTTGTGGGTGTGAATACTAGCGGAAAAATTTCCGGTATCGAAATTTTAAAGCATGCTGAAACACCTGGGCTTGGCTCGAAGATTGAAGAGGAGTGGTTTAAGGATGAATTTAAGGGGCTTACTCTGAAAGATAAAATTGCAGTGAAAAAGGATGGTGGTGTGATTGATCAATTCAGTGGTGCTACAATTAGTCCTCGTGCTGTTAGTGAAGCTGCAAAGAATGGGCTAGAGTTTATAGTGAAGAATGTCCTGGAGGGCTCAAAATGA
- a CDS encoding RnfABCDGE type electron transport complex subunit D: MQQNKLFVTFSPHERDDLKTDKIMLYVVYALIPAMGVSIYYFGFYAIRTYLLTIIFTLFFEAAFQKISKRKITLHDNSALVTAILLAMNLPPSSPWWLILVGSFIAIIVGKQVFGGLGQNPFNPALVARVFLLISWPAQMTNWIKPVPITQKFMIDAVSVATPLGQSKTEVLTYGKIVSSEIANVSNLFLGNVGGSLGEISAIAIILGGLFLLYKRIISWHIPVSFIVAFLVIVVPYWLFTPEKTLNPVIHLFSGGLMLGAFFMATDMVTSPVTKKGQIIFGIGCGILTAVIRLFGGYPEGVSFAILIMNAFVPLIDYYLRPKSFGEVTSA, translated from the coding sequence ATGCAGCAAAATAAGTTATTCGTTACCTTTTCCCCTCATGAGAGGGATGATTTAAAAACAGACAAAATAATGCTCTATGTAGTTTATGCCTTAATCCCCGCCATGGGTGTATCCATTTACTATTTCGGTTTTTATGCTATAAGAACGTATCTTTTAACGATAATTTTTACTCTCTTTTTTGAGGCTGCATTTCAAAAAATCAGCAAAAGAAAGATAACCTTACACGATAATTCGGCACTAGTGACAGCCATTTTGCTTGCCATGAATTTGCCTCCTTCAAGTCCATGGTGGTTAATACTTGTGGGTAGTTTTATTGCTATTATTGTGGGGAAACAGGTTTTTGGTGGTCTTGGACAAAACCCTTTTAATCCTGCGTTGGTGGCAAGAGTGTTTTTACTCATTTCTTGGCCAGCTCAGATGACAAATTGGATAAAACCTGTACCTATTACGCAAAAATTTATGATTGATGCGGTTAGTGTAGCAACACCACTTGGGCAGTCAAAAACAGAAGTGCTTACCTATGGAAAAATTGTATCAAGTGAAATTGCCAATGTAAGTAATCTGTTCTTAGGTAATGTGGGTGGTTCACTGGGTGAAATTTCTGCCATTGCAATAATTTTGGGTGGTTTGTTCTTACTTTATAAAAGGATAATCTCCTGGCATATACCGGTTAGTTTTATTGTTGCATTTTTAGTTATTGTTGTTCCTTACTGGTTGTTTACTCCTGAAAAAACATTGAATCCTGTAATTCATCTTTTTTCAGGTGGTTTGATGCTTGGTGCTTTTTTTATGGCTACTGATATGGTTACAAGTCCTGTTACAAAGAAAGGGCAGATTATTTTTGGTATCGGTTGCGGTATATTAACTGCAGTGATTAGATTGTTTGGCGGATATCCCGAAGGGGTTTCCTTTGCTATCCTTATTATGAATGCTTTCGTTCCTTTGATAGATTATTATCTAAGACCAAAAAGTTTTGGTGAGGTTACCAGTGCGTGA
- the rsxC gene encoding electron transport complex subunit RsxC encodes MPYFGFKGGIHPKYNKEKTSGKQIEKFNLNVGDEVVIPLIQHIGAPAEAVVKKKETVKRGQLIGKSKGFVSSNIHSSVTGEVVNIENAPHPIMGSVPSVRIKVTEIDDDFVPIDEVSKFQDKVLAAGIVGLGGATFPSHVKLSPPKKIDYLIINGAECEPYLTCDHRLMVEKTAEILKGAKLIQSELEIEKLIIGIEKNKPDAISAFESLKGEYDFELIPLEVKYPQGGEKQLIKATVNRVVPEGKLPLEVGVIVHNVGTCLAVYEACEMRKPLLERVVTITGAVKEPKNLLVPIGVPVGKLIEACGGPLGNIKKIVMGGPMMGFALFNLDTPVMKGTSGIIVYRDTDLPDLSMNNCIRCGRCVEACPMGLVPAIMEQFSVNEMYERLSEWHVLNCIECGCCSYVCPSRRPLVGYFKTAKREIMNMMRQKKDAAK; translated from the coding sequence ATGCCGTATTTTGGTTTTAAAGGTGGTATTCATCCAAAGTACAACAAAGAGAAAACTTCCGGTAAACAGATTGAAAAATTTAATCTAAATGTGGGTGATGAAGTCGTTATCCCTCTCATTCAGCATATAGGTGCGCCTGCTGAAGCTGTGGTAAAGAAGAAAGAGACTGTGAAGAGAGGACAGCTTATAGGTAAATCGAAAGGGTTTGTCAGTTCTAATATCCATTCTTCTGTAACAGGGGAAGTGGTAAATATTGAAAATGCCCCTCATCCAATAATGGGTAGTGTTCCTTCTGTAAGGATTAAAGTTACCGAGATTGATGATGATTTTGTTCCCATTGATGAGGTTAGTAAGTTCCAGGATAAGGTTCTTGCTGCAGGAATTGTAGGTCTTGGTGGGGCTACTTTTCCATCTCATGTGAAATTATCTCCGCCTAAAAAGATAGATTATCTGATAATTAACGGTGCTGAATGTGAGCCTTATCTTACTTGTGACCATAGGTTAATGGTGGAAAAGACTGCTGAAATTTTGAAGGGTGCAAAACTAATACAGAGTGAACTTGAAATTGAGAAGTTGATTATCGGTATTGAAAAAAATAAACCTGATGCTATTAGCGCTTTTGAAAGTTTAAAAGGTGAATACGATTTTGAGTTAATCCCTTTAGAAGTAAAATATCCTCAAGGTGGTGAAAAACAGCTCATAAAAGCGACAGTAAATAGGGTTGTTCCTGAAGGGAAATTGCCTCTGGAAGTGGGTGTTATTGTTCACAACGTAGGAACGTGTCTTGCGGTATATGAAGCTTGTGAGATGAGAAAGCCGCTTCTGGAGAGGGTGGTTACCATTACCGGGGCAGTGAAAGAGCCAAAAAATCTTCTTGTGCCTATCGGTGTGCCTGTGGGAAAGTTAATAGAAGCTTGCGGTGGTCCCCTTGGAAATATTAAGAAGATTGTAATGGGTGGGCCGATGATGGGGTTTGCCCTTTTTAATCTTGATACTCCTGTAATGAAGGGGACAAGCGGTATTATTGTGTATAGAGATACGGATTTGCCTGATTTATCAATGAATAACTGTATTAGATGCGGTAGATGTGTGGAAGCATGCCCTATGGGACTTGTACCTGCCATAATGGAACAATTTTCTGTAAACGAGATGTATGAAAGATTGAGTGAATGGCATGTTTTAAATTGTATTGAATGTGGTTGTTGCAGTTATGTATGTCCTTCAAGAAGACCCCTTGTAGGATATTTTAAAACGGCAAAAAGAGAAATAATGAATATGATGAGGCAGAAGAAAGATGCAGCAAAATAA
- a CDS encoding deoxycytidylate deaminase — MRPDWDEYFLEIVNVVKKRSTCLRRQVGAVIVKDRQILATGYNGVPRNITHCEAVGCLRVKLNVPSGQRHELCRGLHAEQNAIIQAAYHGVSIKGSTIYTNTKPCSICTKMIINAGIKRIVYEEDYNDPLADELLAKTDIIVEHKKYKK, encoded by the coding sequence TTGAGACCTGATTGGGATGAATACTTTTTAGAAATTGTAAATGTTGTCAAAAAGCGCTCCACCTGTTTGAGAAGGCAGGTAGGAGCTGTTATTGTAAAAGATAGGCAAATTCTTGCCACAGGATACAATGGAGTACCAAGGAATATTACTCATTGTGAAGCGGTAGGGTGTTTGAGGGTAAAGTTGAATGTACCATCAGGTCAAAGGCATGAGTTATGCAGAGGGCTACATGCCGAGCAGAATGCCATAATACAAGCGGCATATCACGGCGTATCCATAAAAGGGAGCACGATATATACAAATACAAAACCGTGTTCCATTTGTACGAAGATGATTATTAATGCGGGGATAAAAAGAATTGTTTACGAAGAAGATTACAACGATCCCCTTGCAGATGAGCTTTTGGCTAAAACAGATATCATTGTGGAACATAAAAAATACAAAAAATAA
- the glyA gene encoding serine hydroxymethyltransferase, with protein sequence MNLYENVKKIDIEVYNALIKEIERQETHIELIASENFVSSAVLEAQGSIMTNKYAEGYPGKRYYGGCEFVDIAEQLAIDRAKELFGAEHANVQPHSGSQANMAVYFSVLQPGDTILGMNLTHGGHLTHGSPVNFSGRFFNVISYGVDKETETIDYEEVERLALEHKPKMIVVGASAYPRIIDFEAFRKIADKVGAYVMVDMAHIAGLVAAGVHPSPVPYADFVTTTTHKTLRGPRGGLILCKEEHAKKINSQIFPGIQGGPLMHVIAAKAVALKEAMNEEFKEYQRQIVKNAKALAETLKNRGFRLVSGGTDNHLILMDLTDKDITGKDAEEALGKANITVNKNTIPFETRSPFITSGIRIGTPAVTTRGMKEDAMETIGNLIADVLLNINDEEVIKNTQKEVLALCEKYPLYKGVLY encoded by the coding sequence ATGAATTTATACGAAAATGTAAAAAAAATTGATATAGAAGTTTATAATGCTTTGATAAAAGAGATTGAAAGGCAGGAAACTCATATAGAGTTGATTGCGAGTGAAAACTTTGTTTCTTCTGCAGTGTTAGAGGCTCAAGGCTCAATAATGACAAATAAATATGCCGAAGGATATCCTGGTAAGAGATATTACGGTGGTTGTGAATTTGTAGATATTGCAGAGCAACTTGCCATAGATAGAGCTAAAGAGCTATTTGGTGCAGAGCATGCAAATGTACAGCCTCATTCAGGTAGTCAAGCGAATATGGCAGTGTATTTCTCTGTATTGCAGCCAGGTGATACTATTTTAGGGATGAATTTAACTCATGGTGGTCATCTCACTCATGGTAGTCCGGTGAACTTTTCTGGAAGATTTTTTAATGTAATCTCATATGGTGTGGATAAAGAAACCGAGACCATTGATTACGAAGAAGTAGAGCGCCTTGCATTGGAACACAAACCTAAAATGATCGTAGTAGGTGCAAGTGCGTATCCTAGAATTATAGACTTTGAAGCATTTAGAAAAATTGCTGATAAAGTTGGCGCTTATGTTATGGTAGATATGGCGCATATTGCAGGGCTTGTGGCTGCCGGTGTCCATCCATCTCCTGTTCCTTATGCTGATTTTGTTACTACAACTACACATAAAACATTAAGAGGGCCAAGGGGTGGCCTTATTCTCTGTAAGGAAGAACATGCAAAGAAAATAAATTCTCAAATTTTTCCAGGTATTCAAGGTGGTCCCCTTATGCATGTTATTGCAGCTAAGGCAGTAGCATTGAAAGAGGCGATGAATGAAGAGTTTAAAGAGTATCAGCGACAAATTGTTAAAAATGCAAAAGCCCTTGCAGAAACATTGAAAAATAGAGGCTTTAGGCTCGTTTCTGGTGGTACTGACAATCATTTAATACTTATGGATTTGACGGATAAAGATATTACAGGTAAAGATGCTGAAGAAGCTCTCGGTAAAGCGAATATTACAGTAAATAAAAATACAATCCCATTTGAAACAAGAAGTCCATTTATCACCAGTGGTATTAGAATAGGAACACCTGCAGTAACAACCAGAGGTATGAAAGAGGATGCTATGGAAACAATTGGCAATTTAATTGCCGATGTGCTTTTAAATATTAATGATGAAGAAGTTATTAAAAATACACAAAAAGAGGTTTTGGCTCTTTGTGAGAAATATCCATTGTATAAAGGTGTACTGTATTGA
- the rpiB gene encoding ribose 5-phosphate isomerase B yields the protein MSEKVIALGSDHGGFHLKSEISKYLESLGYTVKDYGTYSEESVDYPEYAYKVAVAISKGEVERGVILCGTGIGISITANRFPGVRAALCWDSFTAKMSRLHNNANLLALGGRIIGVELAKDILNTWLNTEFEGGRHLRRINKIDELAAKFWKEYLEGNK from the coding sequence ATGAGTGAAAAAGTTATAGCTTTAGGCTCAGATCACGGCGGTTTTCATCTCAAATCTGAAATCTCAAAATACCTGGAAAGCTTGGGATACACTGTAAAAGATTATGGTACATATAGCGAAGAATCTGTGGATTATCCAGAGTATGCATATAAAGTGGCTGTTGCTATCTCGAAAGGGGAAGTGGAGAGAGGAGTGATACTTTGTGGTACAGGGATTGGTATATCGATTACTGCAAATAGATTTCCAGGTGTAAGGGCTGCACTTTGCTGGGATTCTTTTACAGCAAAGATGAGTAGGCTTCACAATAATGCTAATTTACTGGCTCTTGGTGGAAGGATTATAGGGGTAGAGCTTGCAAAAGATATTTTAAATACATGGTTAAATACGGAATTTGAAGGGGGAAGGCATTTAAGAAGAATCAACAAAATAGATGAATTGGCAGCAAAATTTTGGAAAGAATATTTGGAGGGAAATAAATGA
- the nadA gene encoding quinolinate synthase NadA, translating into MDIKKEIRRLLKEKDAVLLAHNYQIDDIQEIADFTGDSLGLSIEASKVKQKTIVFCGVHFMAETAYILSPDKKVLLPEIDAGCPMADMVTAEGLRELKKKHPGVPVVCYVNTSAEVKAESDICCTSANAINVVNSLDSDKIIFVPDKNLGHYVSRFVDKEVILWEGFCPIHHKVRKEQVLKLKEQYPDAVFVAHPECPPDVIDIADHVCSTSGVYKYVKESNKKRFIIGTEQGVGYRLRKENPDKEFIFAYENFVCQNMKKTTLRKVYDALIKERYVITVDEEIRKKALKSIQRMLDIPRNY; encoded by the coding sequence ATGGACATTAAAAAAGAAATTAGAAGATTACTGAAAGAGAAAGATGCTGTATTGTTGGCCCATAACTACCAAATTGATGATATTCAAGAAATAGCGGACTTTACAGGTGATTCTTTAGGTTTGAGTATTGAGGCATCAAAAGTAAAGCAAAAAACAATTGTATTCTGTGGTGTCCATTTTATGGCGGAAACAGCGTATATCCTTTCTCCTGATAAAAAGGTATTGTTACCAGAAATTGATGCTGGATGTCCAATGGCTGATATGGTGACAGCTGAAGGGCTCAGAGAGTTAAAAAAGAAACATCCTGGCGTACCGGTTGTCTGTTATGTAAATACATCAGCAGAAGTAAAGGCAGAAAGTGATATATGCTGTACATCCGCAAATGCAATTAATGTAGTAAATTCCCTTGATTCAGATAAAATTATTTTTGTTCCAGATAAGAATCTTGGCCATTATGTATCTCGATTTGTTGATAAAGAAGTAATTCTTTGGGAGGGTTTTTGTCCAATCCATCATAAAGTAAGGAAAGAACAGGTGCTAAAGCTTAAAGAGCAGTATCCTGATGCTGTTTTTGTGGCGCATCCTGAATGTCCACCCGATGTCATAGATATAGCAGATCATGTTTGTTCCACATCAGGTGTTTATAAATACGTTAAAGAGAGTAACAAAAAGCGTTTTATCATTGGTACCGAGCAAGGTGTGGGATATAGATTGAGGAAAGAAAATCCAGATAAAGAATTTATCTTTGCTTATGAAAACTTTGTTTGTCAAAATATGAAAAAGACAACTTTGCGTAAAGTTTACGATGCTCTTATAAAAGAACGGTATGTTATAACTGTTGATGAGGAAATCAGGAAAAAAGCTTTAAAATCTATTCAAAGAATGTTAGATATACCAAGAAATTATTGA